In Cyclopterus lumpus isolate fCycLum1 chromosome 17, fCycLum1.pri, whole genome shotgun sequence, a genomic segment contains:
- the iba57 gene encoding putative transferase CAF17 homolog, mitochondrial, with protein MHCGVSKWPPLSPVLCSRPLLLTGAAAIKLPHARDMTVLCLARGAFTSACRYSRVPFLSAVSAPAGVPVRRYIRDTDRGDGPARFVCYRLPHRTLLAIQGPDTSPFLQGIVTNDVGLLEEEEEEQQPGLTAMYSHMLNVQGRTLYDVMLYSLKEADDGRRVFLECDSTMEDSVLRHLKMYKLRRKVAVSPCPELSVWAVLCKQKNAGAEAGTPELSSPGKALVWHADPRTRDMGWRLVLDGRVDPSDVVASCQKGDTGEYHRHRYTIGLPEGVRDLPPGLALPLESNLVYMQGISFSKGCYIGQELTARTHHTGVVRKRLMPVRLSAPVRDLEEGAALQTQSGKPAGKHRAGVGELGLGLIRLAHAKETLTLKTSDDAAVSLEASVPDWWPKDANVD; from the exons ATGCATTGTGGGGTTTCAAAATGGCCGCCCTTGAGTCCCGTGTTATGTAGCCGTCCACTGTTGTTAACAGGCGCAGCGGCCATTAAATTACCCCACGCGCGCGACATGACGGTCCTGTGTCTCGCTCGCGGTGCGTTCACGTCCGCGTGTCGGTATTCGCGCGTGCCGTTTCTCTCCGCCGTGTCGGCTCCGGCGGGCGTCCCCGTCAGACGGTACATCCGGGACACCGACCGGGGAGACGGCCCCGCTCGGTTCGTGTGCTACCGGCTCCCTCACCGGACTTTACTCGCCATCCAGGGGCCGGACACGAGCCCGTTTCTCCAGGGCATCGTGACCAACGACGTggggctgctggaggaggaggaggaggagcagcagcccGGACTCACGGCCATGTACTCGCACATGCTGAACGTGCAAGGGAGAACTTTGTATGACGTCATGCTgtacag CCTGAAAGAAGCCGATGACGGACGGCGCGTTTTCCTGGAGTGCGACAGCACAATGGAGGACTCGGTCCTGAGACATTTGAAGATGTACAAGCTCCGCAGGAAGGTCGCCGTAAGCCCGTGTCCGGAGCTCTCCGTATGGGCGGTGCTTTGCAAGCAAAAGAACGCGGGTGCAGAGGCCGGTACGCCCGAGCTCTCCTCCCCGGGAAAGGCTCTGGTGTGGCACGCCGATCCTCGAACCCGGGACATGGGCTGGAGGTTGGTGTTGGACGGTCGAGTTGACCCCTCGGATGTCGTTGCGTCGTGTCAGAAAGGTGACACGGGAGAGTATCACAGACATCGCTACACAATAG GACTTCCTGAGGGAGTGAGGGACCTTCCCCCTGGGCTGGCACTACCGCTAGAGTCAAATCTTGTCTACATGCAGGGCATCAGCTTCAGCAAGGGCTGTTACATCGGCCAGGAGCTCACGGCCAGGACTCATCACACCGGGGTGGTTCGGAAGCGCCTGATGCCAGTGCGGTTGTCAGCCCCGGTCCGAGACCTCGAGGAAGGCGCCGCGCTGCAAACGCAGTCGGGCAAGCCAGCTGGGAAGCACCGGGCAGGCGTTGGCGAGCTGGGCCTGGGCCTGATTCGCTTGGCGCATGCCAAAGAAACGTTGACGCTCAAAACTTCTGACGACGCCGCCGTGTCACTCGAGGCTTCTGTGCCAGACTGGTGGCCTAAAGACGCGAACGTCgactga
- the cx47.1 gene encoding connexin 47.1 — protein sequence MSWSFLTRLLEEIHNHSTFVGKVWLTVLIIFRIVLTAVGGESIYSDEQTKFTCNTKQPGCDNVCYDAFAPLSHVRFWVFQIIMISTPSIMYMGYAIHKIARTTEEDRRKHRRLRQKPRPHSRWRESHRLEDVMEEDEDDDAEPMIYEDALEAREAKPEPATGTGKDPPKHDGRRRIMQEGLMRIYVLQLMSRAIFEIAFLAGQYLLYGFRVNPSYVCNRVPCPHRVDCFISRPTEKTIFLLIMYVVSCLCLVLNVCEMLHLGIGTFRDTLRAKRNRGRRMSYGYPFSRNIPASPPGYNLVMKTDKPGRIPNSLITHEQNMANVAQEEQQCTSPDENIPSDLASLHRHLRVAQEQLDMAFQTYQTKTNEQTSRTSSPVSGGTMAEQNRVNTVQEKQGARPKSATEKAAAIVKNGKTSVWI from the coding sequence ATGAGCTGGAGCTTTCTCACTCGTCTCCTGGAAGAGATCCACAACCACTCCACCTTCGTGGGCAAAGTGTGGCTGACGGTGCTCATCATCTTCCGCATCGTGCTCACGGCGGTCGGAGGCGAGTCCATCTACTCGGACGAGCAGACCAAGTTCACCTGCAACACCAAGCAGCCGGGCTGCGACAACGTGTGCTACGATGCGTTCGCCCCGCTGTCGCACGTCCGCTTCTGGGTCTTCCAGATCATCATGATCTCCACCCCCTCCATCATGTACATGGGCTACGCCATCCACAAGATAGCGCGCACCACGGAGGAGGATCGCAGGAAGCACCGCCGGCTGCGCCAAAAGCCTCGTCCTCACTCCAGGTGGAGGGAGAGCCACCGTCTGGAGGACgtcatggaggaggacgaggacgacgacgccGAGCCCATGATCTACGAGGACGCGCTGGAGGCGCGGGAGGCCAAGCCCGAGCCGGCGACGGGCACCGGGAAAGACCCGCCGAAGCACGACGGCCGCCGGAGAATAATGCAAGAAGGCCTGATGAGAATCTACGTTCTGCAGCTCATGTCGCGAGCTATTTTTGAAATCGCTTTCCTGGCGGGACAGTACCTCCTCTACGGCTTCCGGGTCAATCCGTCATACGTGTGCAACAGAGTTCCCTGTCCCCACCGAGTGGACTGTTTCATCTCCAGGCCCACGGAGAAGACtatcttcctcctcatcatgtaCGTGGTGAGCTGCCTTTGCCTGGTGCTGAACGTGTGCGAGATGCTCCACTTGGGAATCGGCACTTTTCGGGACACCCTGCGCGCGAAGAGGAACCGGGGCCGCCGGATGTCCTACGGCTACCCGTTTTCTCGAAACATCCCGGCGTCTCCTCCGGGTTACAACCTCGTGATGAAGACGGACAAACCCGGCAGGATCCCCAACAGCCTCATCACCCACGAGCAGAACATGGCCAACGTGgcccaggaggagcagcagtgcACCAGCCCGGATGAGAACATCCCGTCGGATCTGGCGAGCCTCCACCGGCACCTGCGGGTGGCCCAGGAGCAGCTGGACATGGCCTTTCAGACGTACCAAACCAAAACCAACGAGCAGACATCCAGAACCAGCAGTCCGGTGTCCGGAGGCACGATGGCGGAACAAAACCGAGTCAACACGGTCCAAGAGAAGCAAGGAGCGAGGCCGAAATCAGCCACGGAGAAGGCGGCCGCCATTGTGAAAAATGGAAAGACCTCTGTCTGGATCTAG